TAGTGATCTTACtgtttttaggcctcattcacacgtcAGTATTTGCAGGCCAAAACAAGGAATAGTTTGGAAAAGGAAAAAGTATAATGGGAAGATTTGCATCTCTTCTGTATTTTAGACCCACTTCTACTTTTGACTTGAAAATACTAACCagaatactgccatgtgaaagtggcctaacatGGGAGAACGCGTTTCAATTCTAAACGAATTTTGTTCACATCATTCTCCCATTCTTGTACTAAGATGTGAGCACTATAAGAAATAAATGGCATACTTCACTTAAAGCCTTGTTCCTGTTTGGATCTTTTTTGATACAAATGAtttgacccattttaaaaactgcacccatcAATGCCTTAAAATGGCATTTATTAGGCTGCCTGCCCACGAGCGATAGTGATGGCGTgatccgcggcgataaatcgccTGCGGATTACGCTATTGAAGGCTTTCTATAGGCTAACTATGACATCCAGCCTgacatccacgagcggaaaatcatagcgatttctcgtggcatgctgcgatttggcgcgattctctgcggtaagCCTGTTTATTAGATAGACTCATCATGGAGACCTGTCAATGAATGCTCCTCCCCTTGCGGCAGATTAGTGCTAGTGAGAAGTGGAAGTCTTCATTATATTTCGCATATCTTTTtgaatctacttctggctttgactcaaaagaactacatgaaaaactgccacaaaaacctgtATATCTGAAAACGGCTTTAAAGTGAATGTACTGTATGTTGGAAACCCTTCTGGTACCTAACTTGCTTCATAACATGAAGAGTAACAGGCATCAGTACTTCGAGACAGCTACTTTCCTTTGACACAGCACAGACTGTGCACTGTATATAATGTGAATGGAAATTGGAGAAGCTGTAGTGTATACTCTTGGCATTCAATATAATGGCTGCTGTCTATGCAGTGTGTGAGAAACACATTCTACAATAGGTGAATGCATCTCTAGACTGGTGTTGAAAAGGAATAGTGCGGTGCCTAATGCCACACTGTTTGTATTAGCCTTACCATTTAGCCTGATGGGTACAAAAAGTGTTGCATTGGGCTCTGCAGCCCCAATCTCTTCCCACTCCAGTCTAGAGAAGCATTCGCCTGTCCTAGGATGACTTTTTCACATGCTGCACAGATGGTGGGTGGTAGCTATTTTGTTGACttctggacaacacctttaagtacTTACATGATTTTTtacttctgactttttttttttttaatgtagataGCTGAAGATGCTGAAGTTTTTTCAGAATTAAATGTCAAACGAAGTAACAGGCTGCCTCCGAAAGATTTTCTGCCTGAGATTGAGGAATTATCCATTAATCTAACTGTAAAGATATTATATGCTGTAACTACTACTCTTAAAATATTGGCACTTTGCACATGCGTTTTTATTCATCTGGGTTACGGGCTACTCTTCACTATCCTCTCTATTTCACTGACTGGCTGTTTCCAAATTTGGGGATTTGGTGGTAAATCTCACCACACGGTAtaagtgttttgtgttttttttttttttttttgtgttttttttttctcctggaagTAGGTAGTTTTTACTTAAGGAAAACTGCTCACTTAAATATATTTAACACTTGATCAGAACCTTTCGGAGGATGTCGTCTCTGAGCCTCCTAAGATGTCAGAGTCTGAAAAAGGCGGTCGGCTGCAGGCTGTTTCTAAAGAGGCAACAAAAGTAGCAAGAAGAACACCAAGGAAGAGGGTGACTGCATAGTTAATTTGTTTGCCTCCATGATTTGGGGATGGGTTTCAGTATATTTCAatgcttagatttttttttttcttgccttttccTTCAAATAAAATAGGTGGTAGCTGCAGAAACTTTTGATGATGCAGATAACTATGAGGCTGCGCCTATACCCGAAACGGTATTGCCTTCAAGCAACCAGAATCTAGTATGTGTACcgtgcttcctataaagtcttaGTGCTAATATTTTCATTTGCTTATTGACTTTTGatttgtatttaatttttttcttgtttccatCCCTGATCTATATAGGCTAATTCAGGATTCTCTCAATTTGAATCCCGTCAGGTTGATTATCAGGTGATTGAAAATTTCAAGCATACAAACGCTTTGCGATCAGTCAGTGAGTTCTCAGATTTGTCAAGGAGGACCCCAaagaaacagctgatcagtgaaaAAGTAAATACCATGAAGTGAATAGTAACTTGTTTTCTTAAAATACTGACTCTTCAGTTTCACAGTTCACAATATTGAAATGTAACCGTTGTATTAAACtaactgtaaaaaaataatatatatttaaattttttttttctttaacactgGTGTTCATGAGCTTTGTGTTAATGCAGTATTACACTTGCTGCCACAAACTGATGAAGGTTCTTTCTTTTAATAAGGTCATTGATGTTCAAAATGTTGGTCATGCAGATCCAAGTGATCTTCTGAACACAGCATTGATTGAGGTGACAACTTGATACCTTTTCAgattttgtttcttttaaatatGACCTCATTGGGGTGCCAGGTTAAAATGGTATTATTCACATTTGAAGGATATTGGAGACATCAGTGAACGTCGTCTGGAGACTCCAACCAAGACAAGACAGTTGAAAATAACAAAGTTTGTTACTCCCATTAAAAAACAGGGAAGACCGTTACTTTATCACACGTGGTGATAATTTTGCTATAGTCACATACTTAAGTGGGTTTCCTGGGAACTGCATTCCATGTTTTTGCTGTCTGATGTATGTAtggtttaaggtttttttttctctttattttagATCATAGATAAAACATCCATGGAAGAAAAGCGAGAAGGAGATATTCTGAAGGAAATGTTTCCATATGAAGTTTTAACGCCTACAGGAATAAGGTTTTTATAATTCTCCCTCTTGGTGTTTTTgcaataattttgtttttaaaagaGTTTTCTCAGAACTTCAAATTGCTTCACAAACattctgcccttcctggttgctacTGATTAGGATGTCTGACTGCTGCACCAATCGCTGGCCACAGCGTTGAACTTCTTTAGCCAATGATATGacctgtgattgctgcagccaaagaCTGGTTAGagttactgctgtggccagtgattgctTGCAGCAGTCCCACATCCTAGtcggcagcaaccaggaaggacagagtggttgtgaagcaatttgaatttgcaggaaaacccctttaaagtctgtttttgtttttaagcATATGAGTACAATCCCAACACTGACACTTTGTCTCAATGTACTTCTTTCCTCATAGTGCAAGTTGTCGTAGGCCAATCAAGGGAGCTGCAGGTCGACCTTTTAATGTCAAAGATTACAAACTGGAGGAAAGTTATTCTTCCAAATATATCTCCAAGTACCAACCAGTAATGGAAGAGAAGACCACTAAGGGGAAAAGTGGATGGTCCATTCCCATTTGGATAaagcttcttttttttctcaGTTTGGCTGTGCTTGCATTCTTGGTTTACCAGGCTATGGAACCCAATGAAGGGAACCCTTTTGCAAAATGGCTCCAGGGCAACCCAAATTTAAGCAAAGAGTAAAGCTGACTTTCAATAACTCAGTATATTTTCAACAGTCCTAAATACAAAAACTACCATTTGTCAGGAACCTGCGAATAATGTGACTACACCTCAAACCAATCTGTACATTAATAAATATGGTACATATGGACATCTGCAATTTATTTACTGTGGACAGCTAGAAGGACTGTGCCATAATGAGTAATGTTATTTTTATTAGATCAAGCTTTTGTAGTATTTCCTATATTTTTAACAGGAATACTTTAGttacagtaaatacttaattgaCCGAAGAAATCATAAGGTGATGTGAGGTTATTTTCTTGAATTCACTTCACAACAGTTCATGCTTCTAGATAGCTTTGTGTGAAATACTAGCAGTCCGCTAACGTATTGTAAAATCATGAAGGGGGAGTGTTATAGCTATGTAGTCTAGCCTGTTACAATTACGctgataaaaaaaactgcaatattttttATAATGTTGTGCATTCTGTGTTTCAAATTAATTCTTTAAGTATTCCTGCCGCAGAAAAGTTTATCTACTGTATATCGCACTTGCCAATTTATTTGACATATGATCTATCAAACATCATGCAATTAAAATAAAACCTTCTTAGCTATGTACTGTTGGAGTATAATACGCAAGAGAAATTCTCAGCAAATCACcaggaaaaaatattttcagAGAATATTTTGCTTGTAGAAATATCATGTTTGCTGTTTTTAAAACCATCTTTTCAGTTACTGTGAATGTTGTCACTAACCAATTGATGAATATTATGTCAATCtttcatacataaaaagcaaaaccTTGTGGCATTTTCCCCTTCCTTATACAAATCAGCCAAGTTCTATCCAATTGTGTAATGTTATGTATCCGGGAAGACCGCATGAATTCTTCTGAACATGGTTTTTATAGCTTTAGGATGCCTGCACACGGTAGAGCTGGATTCCGAATTCGGGAGCcttcagcggaatccgaccctgacagCAGTGGCGTCCACGTACCTGTATTTTCGCTTCTtcgtctgtactgcggatgttccCGATGTTTCGCAGTGGGaggtgcgcagtacagatttttccctGCGCCGTTGTATGGCAATGATGCAGAACCCacaacctgtccgcaatgttaattgcagacgggccacagGTCGGACAgattccgttgacttcaatggaagacgtccttgcggaatctgtgcaaaaaatggcgcatgctgcgattatttatctccccccccccccccccccccccaccccccccattgatttccacaagtgtgcaagaaaaagtgtttttccatagcatgctatggacggtgtTTGCAGCggactctgcagcaaaaatccgttcatgtgcaggcggccttgcaATCATGTCATAAATAACAAGGAGCCATGTATTGTATTTAGTTTTCAAGTATATTTCGTTAACTGATCaatcaaaaaaaaatttaagacttTAGAGCAGATTTTGGTACTTTCTTTAGAGCAGATTTTGGTACTTTCTTTAGGCCGTTGTATTCTTacttcatgcattttttttactttatgtaAAAAATTGAAAGCACAATGGTTTCCTACAAATATGTTAACACTTCTAATTGTACAAAGCTCTGCTCCTTTTAAACTGTAAGTTACAGAATGCGCCCAGAAAAACTACCATGATATTAAGATGATAAAAGGTCACCTTACTCTTGTGGGTATAATCAACTATCCAGATGAGGTTAATTCAGTTTTGCTTTTGAAGGCAATGCTATGTCATACAAAGAGCTATTAAAGATTTTTCTTACACCATCAGGGGgaaaacatcctgcagtctttcaGTTTTCATCCTAGACACTTGCCCATACAGTCGGTTAACCTCCTAATCTTTGGATGATCACTCCTGGAATGTTTACAAGGATGGGTAACACCTTTTATTATAAAGCTGTAGTCAGATACCATATAATTTATCATTGATATTTGGTGATACTGGTATTTGTAACTTACCTTCTCCCCTTCCTGCACTTTGACCTTTTGCCCAGGTcgagtaagggcttatttacatagaAGATATGGCTAACTTATCAGATATGGCTTTTCCCTATTGTGtggaaaacacatctggaactcattaggctaaatagccctttaaatcaggaCGTGTTCATATGCCGTGTGCAAATGAACCTGCCCTGTGGGCGCAAAAGTTTTAGTAAAATCCAtcgaatagtagagttggaaaggacctccagggtcatctggtcaaacCCCCTTCTCGGTGCAGGATCActcaatcatcccagacatatatttgtccagcctttctttgaacacttccattgaaggagaactcgccacctcctgtagtaaactgttccactcgttgatcaccctcacggtcagaaggtttttttttctaatatctaatttgtgtctcctctttcagtttcatcccattgcttctagtctttccttgtacaaatgggaatagggctgatccctctgcactgtgacagcccttcagctatttgtagacagctattaagtctcctcagccttcttttttgcaagctaaacattcccagatcctttaaccgttcttcataggacatgatttgcagaccgctcaccatcttggtaactcttatctgaacttgctccagtttgtatggcttgttttttgttttgtttttttttttaaagtgggatgcccagagcTGGATACAGTatgccagatgaggtctgactaaggaagagtagaggggtataattacctcacgtgatctagactctatgcttctcttaatacatctcagaattgtttgcctttttgtctgctgcatcacattgttgactcatgtttagtctatgatctattagtatacccaagtctttttcacatatgctactgcttaagcccaattcctcctagtctctatatgtaattttttttttcttacccagatgtaggactctgcatttcttctttcttaaataccattctgttagttgccgcccactgtttaagctattctagatctttttgaatactctctcttccctagtgtttgctatccctcctagatttgtgttgttggcaaatttgatcagtttcccatcaattccctcctcccagatcatttaaaaaaatgttgaccaacactgggcctaggacagagccttgtggtacccacttgatacattcttccacctgCGTGTGCAGccctttatgaccactctttgagtacgattactcagccagttgtaaatccacataacagctgccttgtcaatcccatatttggtcatttcacCGATAGGAGAGCAAAAAAAGACTTGTTCAcggtgcaaatatgttgcgctgagttGTGTGCAATTGCAtatatgccagtgtgaaggagccctaaatcttGGTCCACAGTAGTGTATTTAGAGTAGTGTGCCATCCATGAAATTCCATACATTGCATATGGCCCCATTGTAGCCTCTACAAATGGACATTTTTTTGACACGTACCCATGATGAAAAGGgtacacggcatgttctattcctgTCTGCTTCATAGATGAGAAATAGGATGCAGCAGTGTATGTTAATGTGTTGTCTGATGTAATTTACAGTTGCGGCTTGTGTACACCTAGCTTAATGCACACAAAGTTCACAGAGAAGTCTAATCAATTTCCAGATTACAGGTTTTATGTGTCTGTTTGGCTCCTGTAAAGTAAATCTTCAAACTGCTGATCAGAACATCAGCAAAGGCAAAACGGCTACCAACATAAACCGCAAATgcaaaatagaaaagaaaaaaattgctcactacCACGGGATTGAATCAGTCCTCACGTTAATAAGAAGGGGCAGGGAACCCGCAggtcacaggaaaagcaggacttCTAGTACTCTTATAAAAGACACACCGCTTTTATTGCATCTTCTAAAAAGCAATGCAGCTGGAAGTGGAGGATAAGGGGTATGTTTACAGGTAGTGGAAATGCTGGGGAATTTCCGCAGTAACTTTGGCAGCGTTTCTGCATTCAAAATAGTCAAGCAGCTACGTACCTGCAGCTGATACAGCACTTCTCTCACCTTCCAAAGTCTTTGCACTGTTAGCGGTAACGGCTGCCCTATAATAAGCAcactgctgctggtcaggtgatgcggaagtggtATCAACTGCTCACCAGCGCTGTGCTCATTATAGGCCACTGCAGAGTGCTAACACCGCGAAGACTTCCGAAATGAGAGCCATACCTTCTGAAATTGGCTGTGCAGATTATTTTGAGCCAAAAGCTgcacaattggtgcagattttggtgaagcatttctgctacgtgtaaaCATCCCCGAACACTGGAATACTTACATGTTTCAAGCATTAAAATTCTCACTTTTAGTCGGCTATGTCCAAGAACCAGGAGTATATGGTTTGAAACATGTCATTGGTCCTGTTTTTATTTTTCGCTTCTCACTGTGTTGATAAGATGCAATAAATGCAGCTTTTTATTTATGAGAGTGCTGGAAATCCTGCTTTTTCTGTGACAAAGAATATACtcctcaaaaaataaataagcatTAGGAGTGGTTGGAATGAAATGTTTGTGTGATTGTGATGCTGATTTAAGTGATTATCAGAGAAAAAGGATCACTTATTGTGGAATGCTGAACACCTAAagagagactctagtaccctgttgtaccgcctctagcttggatacaagatgtgatacgggcggcgtggaggctctagtaccctgttaaaccgcctctagcttggatacaagatgtgatatgggcaggcatgcaggctctagtaccctgttgtacctcgtctagcttggatacaagatgtaatacgggtgggcatgaagactctagtaccctgttgtagtgcctctagcttggatacaagatgtaatacgggtgggcatgaagactctagtaccctgttgtaccacttctagcttcgatacaagatgtgatacaggcaggcatagaggctctagtaccttgttgtaccacttctagcttgtatactagatgtaatacaggccggcatggaggctctagtaccctgatgtacctcctctagcttggatacaagatgtgatacgggcaggcatggaggctctagtaccctgttgtaccgcctctagcttggatactagatgtaatacaggcaggcatggaggctctagtaccctgttgtacctcctctagcttggatacaagatgtgatacgggcggggataaaggctctagtaccctgttgtac
The nucleotide sequence above comes from Eleutherodactylus coqui strain aEleCoq1 chromosome 2, aEleCoq1.hap1, whole genome shotgun sequence. Encoded proteins:
- the TMPO gene encoding thymopoietin isoform X1 translates to MSEYLEDPSVLTKEKLKNELIANNVVLPSGEQRKDVYVQLYRQHLTARNRATPEFSSDEERESTPVRGRGRPPGRKATKKTDKPTVEGKNDQDITSLSNEALKEELLKYGVKPGPILGSTRKVYEQRLLKLKEQQDVVSTAPPVADLPTTDNKQNGNTDSAQYSDNDEPRADLTFEPREPLRSKPKPQVTSRSKRLEQNEIAEDAEVFSELNVKRSNRLPPKDFLPEIEELSINLTNLSEDVVSEPPKMSESEKGGRLQAVSKEATKVARRTPRKRVVAAETFDDADNYEAAPIPETVLPSSNQNLANSGFSQFESRQVDYQVIENFKHTNALRSVSEFSDLSRRTPKKQLISEKVIDVQNVGHADPSDLLNTALIEIIDKTSMEEKREGDILKEMFPYEVLTPTGISASCRRPIKGAAGRPFNVKDYKLEESYSSKYISKYQPVMEEKTTKGKSGWSIPIWIKLLFFLSLAVLAFLVYQAMEPNEGNPFAKWLQGNPNLSKE
- the TMPO gene encoding thymopoietin isoform X2 codes for the protein MSEYLEDPSVLTKEKLKNELIANNVVLPSGEQRKDVYVQLYRQHLTARNRATPEFSSDEERESTPVRGRGRPPGRKATKKTDKPTVEGKNDQDITSLSNEALKEELLKYGVKPGPILGSTRKVYEQRLLKLKEQQDVVSTAPPVADLPTTDNKQNGNTDSAQYSDNDEPRADLTFEPREPLRSKPKPQVTSRSKRLEQNEIAEDAEVFSELNVKRSNRLPPKDFLPEIEELSINLTNLSEDVVSEPPKMSESEKGGRLQAVSKEATKVARRTPRKRVVAAETFDDADNYEAAPIPETVLPSSNQNLVDYQVIENFKHTNALRSVSEFSDLSRRTPKKQLISEKVIDVQNVGHADPSDLLNTALIEIIDKTSMEEKREGDILKEMFPYEVLTPTGISASCRRPIKGAAGRPFNVKDYKLEESYSSKYISKYQPVMEEKTTKGKSGWSIPIWIKLLFFLSLAVLAFLVYQAMEPNEGNPFAKWLQGNPNLSKE
- the TMPO gene encoding thymopoietin isoform X4, yielding MSEYLEDPSVLTKEKLKNELIANNVVLPSGEQRKDVYVQLYRQHLTARNRATPEFSSDEERESTPVRGRGRPPGRKATKKTDKPTVEGKNDQDITSLSNEALKEELLKYGVKPGPILGSTRKVYEQRLLKLKEQQDVVSTAPPVADLPTTDNKQNGNTDSAQYSDNDEPRADLTFEPREPLRSKPKPQVTSRSKRLEQNEIAEDAEVFSELNVKRSNRLPPKDFLPEIEELSINLTNLSEDVVSEPPKMSESEKGGRLQAVSKEATKVARRTPRKRVVAAETFDDADNYEAAPIPETVLPSSNQNLVDYQVIENFKHTNALRSVSEFSDLSRRTPKKQLISEKIIDKTSMEEKREGDILKEMFPYEVLTPTGISASCRRPIKGAAGRPFNVKDYKLEESYSSKYISKYQPVMEEKTTKGKSGWSIPIWIKLLFFLSLAVLAFLVYQAMEPNEGNPFAKWLQGNPNLSKE
- the TMPO gene encoding thymopoietin isoform X3, coding for MSEYLEDPSVLTKEKLKNELIANNVVLPSGEQRKDVYVQLYRQHLTARNRATPEFSSDEERESTPVRGRGRPPGRKATKKTDKPTVEGKNDQDITSLSNEALKEELLKYGVKPGPILGSTRKVYEQRLLKLKEQQDVVSTAPPVADLPTTDNKQNGNTDSAQYSDNDEPRADLTFEPREPLRSKPKPQVTSRSKRLEQNEIAEDAEVFSELNVKRSNRLPPKDFLPEIEELSINLTNLSEDVVSEPPKMSESEKGGRLQAVSKEATKVARRTPRKRVVAAETFDDADNYEAAPIPETVLPSSNQNLANSGFSQFESRQVDYQVIENFKHTNALRSVSEFSDLSRRTPKKQLISEKIIDKTSMEEKREGDILKEMFPYEVLTPTGISASCRRPIKGAAGRPFNVKDYKLEESYSSKYISKYQPVMEEKTTKGKSGWSIPIWIKLLFFLSLAVLAFLVYQAMEPNEGNPFAKWLQGNPNLSKE
- the TMPO gene encoding thymopoietin isoform X7, which translates into the protein MSEYLEDPSVLTKEKLKNELIANNVVLPSGEQRKDVYVQLYRQHLTARNRATPEFSSDEERESTPVRGRGRPPGRKATKKTDKPTVEGKNDQDITSLSNEALKEELLKYGVKPGPILGSTRKVYEQRLLKLKEQQDVVSTAPPVADLPTTDNKQNGNTDSAQYSDNDEPRADLTFEPREPLRSKPKPQVTSRSKRLEQNEIAEDAEVFSELNVKRSNRLPPKDFLPEIEELSINLTNLSEDVVSEPPKMSESEKGGRLQAVSKEATKVARRTPRKRVVAAETFDDADNYEAAPIPETVLPSSNQNLANSGFSQFESRQVDYQVIENFKHTNALRSVSEFSDLSRRTPKKQLISEKVIDVQNVGHADPSDLLNTALIEDIGDISERRLETPTKTRQLKITKFVTPIKKQGRPLLYHTW
- the TMPO gene encoding thymopoietin isoform X5, with the translated sequence MSEYLEDPSVLTKEKLKNELIANNVVLPSGEQRKDVYVQLYRQHLTARNRATPEFSSDEERESTPVRGRGRPPGRKATKKTDKPTVEGKNDQDITSLSNEALKEELLKYGVKPGPILGSTRKVYEQRLLKLKEQQDVVSTAPPVADLPTTDNKQNGNTDSAQYSDNDEPRADLTFEPREPLRSKPKPQVTSRSKRLEQNENLSEDVVSEPPKMSESEKGGRLQAVSKEATKVARRTPRKRVVAAETFDDADNYEAAPIPETVLPSSNQNLANSGFSQFESRQVDYQVIENFKHTNALRSVSEFSDLSRRTPKKQLISEKVIDVQNVGHADPSDLLNTALIEIIDKTSMEEKREGDILKEMFPYEVLTPTGISASCRRPIKGAAGRPFNVKDYKLEESYSSKYISKYQPVMEEKTTKGKSGWSIPIWIKLLFFLSLAVLAFLVYQAMEPNEGNPFAKWLQGNPNLSKE
- the TMPO gene encoding thymopoietin isoform X6, which encodes MSEYLEDPSVLTKEKLKNELIANNVVLPSGEQRKDVYVQLYRQHLTARNRATPEFSSDEERESTPVRGRGRPPGRKATKKTDKPTVEGKNDQDITSLSNEALKEELLKYGVKPGPILGSTRKVYEQRLLKLKEQQDVVSTAPPVADLPTTDNKQNGNTDSAQYSDNDEPRADLTFEPREPLRSKPKPQVTSRSKRLEQNENLSEDVVSEPPKMSESEKGGRLQAVSKEATKVARRTPRKRVVAAETFDDADNYEAAPIPETVLPSSNQNLANSGFSQFESRQVDYQVIENFKHTNALRSVSEFSDLSRRTPKKQLISEKIIDKTSMEEKREGDILKEMFPYEVLTPTGISASCRRPIKGAAGRPFNVKDYKLEESYSSKYISKYQPVMEEKTTKGKSGWSIPIWIKLLFFLSLAVLAFLVYQAMEPNEGNPFAKWLQGNPNLSKE